AACCGCGCCTTGTGCAACATTGATTTTTAACCGCATCGCCACCCGGTCTCTTCCGCCGGGTGGCCGCACGCCCACCTACTGAGCGGGCGCGGGAGCCGGGGTCTCGGCCGGCCGCGGCGTCTCCACCGTGCTCGGCGTGCCCGGGGCATTCTGCTGCGCGGGAGCCGCACCCGAGGAAGGCGCCGCCTCCTGCGGATTGGCCGGAGGAATCTGGCCCGCCGGAGGAGCCCCGCTGCCAGGCTGCGCCGTGCCCTGCTGCGGCACCGCCGGAGCCTGCTGCGCCGCCGGCTTCGCCACCGCGCCCGCCGCCACCGAGGTGCGCATGCCCACGAAGGACAGGCCCAGCGACGTCAGGAAGAACAACGCCGCGCAGATGCCCGTCACCTTGCTCAGGAAGGTCGTCGCACCGCGCCCACCGAATGCACTCGTCGCCGCACCGCCACCCAGGGCAGAGCCCATGCCCGCGTCCTTCCCGGGCTGCAACAGGATGACGAAGATCATGAACACGCACAGGAGGACGTGCACGATCGTCACGAAGGTCAACATGCTTTAAACTCTTCTTTCCGGTCCTGGATGAAAGGCCGCGCAGCCTAACCGAACGGCCCTCGCGGTGACAATCTTCCTGCGATCAGACCCCGCCCCGGGCGATCGCCAGGAAGTCCCCCGCCTTCAGACTCGCCCCGCCCACCAGCGCCCCGTCCACGTCCGCCTGCCCCAGCAGTTCCGCCGCGTTGTCCGGCTTCACGCTCCCGCCGTACTGGATGCGCACCTGCTCCGCCGTGTCCCGGTCGTACAGCCGGCCCAGCTGCTCGCGGATGGCCCGGTGCACCTCCTGCGCCTGGGCGCTCGTGGCCGTCCGGCCCGTGCCAATGGCCCACACCGGCTCGTACGCCAGCACGAAGCCCGCCACCTCGGCCGCCGAAAAGCCCTTCAGCGCCCCCGCCACCTGCCGCTCCACCACCTCCAGGGTGCGGTTGGCCTCGCGCTCGGCCAGCGTCTCGCCCACGCAGATGATGGGCTTCATCCCCGCCCCCAGCACCGCCTTGGTGCGCTTGTTCACCGTCTCGTCCGTCTCGCCGAAGTACTGCCGGCGCTCCGAGTGGCCGAGGATGACGTAGGCGCACCCCACGTCCTTCAGCATCGCCGCGGACACCTCGCCGGTGTACGCGCCGCTGGCCTCCCAGTGGCAGTTCTGGGCCGCCAGCTTCAGGGGGGAGCCCTCCAGCTCCTTCGCCACCGCGTGCAGCGAGACGAAGGGAGGCGCCACGACGAGCTCCACCCGGTCTCCCGGAATCGAGGCCACCAGCCCCTTCAGCTCGCGCACCAGCGCGAGCCCCTCGGGGATGGTCTTGTTCATCTTCCAGTTACCGGCGATGAGCTTGCGTCGCGCCTGTGCCGCCATGAGGACTCCCTCCCTGGGTGTTGGATGCGTGGACTACTTCGTCTCGAGCGCCTTCACGCCCGGCAGCTCACGGCCCTCGAGGAACTCCAGCGAGGCGCCGCCGCCCGTGGACACGTGGCTCAGCTTGCTGGCCAGCCCCATCTCGTTGACGGCCGCGGCGCTGTCTCCGCCGCCCACGATGGTGATCGCGTCCTTGTTGATGGCCATGGACTCGGCCACCGAGCGCGTGCCCGCGGCGTACTTCTCCACCTCGAACATGCCCATGGGGCCGTTCCACACCACCGTCTTCGCGCTGCGGATGTGCTCGGAGTACATGGCCCGCGTCTTGGGGCCGATGTCCAGGCCCATCAGGTCGGCGGGAATGGCCCGGTCCGCCACCTCGCGCGCCTCGCCCTTGTCCGTCGGCTCGGTGCTGCACACGTGGTCGACGGGCAGCACCAGCGAGGTCTTCAGCCGCTGCGCCGCCTCCAGCATGCGCGTGGCCAGCGACAGCTTGTCCTCCTCCACGCGGCTCTTGCCCACTTCGATGCCCTGCGCCTTGAGGAAGGTGTAGGCCATGGCGCCACCGATGAGCAGCGCGTCCACCTTGGGCAGCAGGCTCTCGATGACCTTGATCTTGTCGCTCACCTTGGCGCCGCCCAGGATGGCCACGAAGGGCTTGGCCGGGTTCTTCAGCGCGCCGCCCAGGTACTCCAGCTCCTTGCGCATCAGCATGCCGGCGCCCTTCTCCTTGACGAAGGGCACCATGCCCGCGGTGGAGGCATGGGCGCGGTGCGCGGTGCCGAAGGCGTCGTTGATGTAGACGTCGGCGAAGGAGGCCAGCTCGCGCGCGAAGGTCTCGTCGTTGCCCTCCTCCTCCTTG
Above is a genomic segment from Archangium lipolyticum containing:
- the secG gene encoding preprotein translocase subunit SecG; protein product: MLTFVTIVHVLLCVFMIFVILLQPGKDAGMGSALGGGAATSAFGGRGATTFLSKVTGICAALFFLTSLGLSFVGMRTSVAAGAVAKPAAQQAPAVPQQGTAQPGSGAPPAGQIPPANPQEAAPSSGAAPAQQNAPGTPSTVETPRPAETPAPAPAQ
- the tpiA gene encoding triose-phosphate isomerase; protein product: MAAQARRKLIAGNWKMNKTIPEGLALVRELKGLVASIPGDRVELVVAPPFVSLHAVAKELEGSPLKLAAQNCHWEASGAYTGEVSAAMLKDVGCAYVILGHSERRQYFGETDETVNKRTKAVLGAGMKPIICVGETLAEREANRTLEVVERQVAGALKGFSAAEVAGFVLAYEPVWAIGTGRTATSAQAQEVHRAIREQLGRLYDRDTAEQVRIQYGGSVKPDNAAELLGQADVDGALVGGASLKAGDFLAIARGGV
- a CDS encoding phosphoglycerate kinase encodes the protein MIRYIDDMQLTGKRVFIRVDFNVPLEGKRITDDTRIREALPTIRRALEMGGKVILASHLGRPKGPEPKFSLEPVANRLIELLGPKHEVILADDCVGDGVRKLVKDLKDGQVLMLENLRFHKEEEGNDETFARELASFADVYINDAFGTAHRAHASTAGMVPFVKEKGAGMLMRKELEYLGGALKNPAKPFVAILGGAKVSDKIKVIESLLPKVDALLIGGAMAYTFLKAQGIEVGKSRVEEDKLSLATRMLEAAQRLKTSLVLPVDHVCSTEPTDKGEAREVADRAIPADLMGLDIGPKTRAMYSEHIRSAKTVVWNGPMGMFEVEKYAAGTRSVAESMAINKDAITIVGGGDSAAAVNEMGLASKLSHVSTGGGASLEFLEGRELPGVKALETK